A DNA window from Bacillota bacterium contains the following coding sequences:
- a CDS encoding DUF58 domain-containing protein, translating into MRHLRLSDPWLPALWAALGLAALLMGGQLPWSVFYLFTGLLLLSGGWTLYAARHVRVAFVRGRLRTTAGGRLEVGLAVENDGWLPVPRLRLEDAPGARVGLLPAPLLLSLPVSASATYRLRTAPLRRGRYRLGPLEAAVRDPFGLFEHRWRVEGEETLTVYPRVLPLERLSLPLGEPYGQAETRRRNLADPTSLAGARPAQPGDAARWIHWKASARRGMLFTKQFDPTAGGQAVLVLDGRLRAYLESAGRVGGREEAPADLFDTACELVAACARAWLGRNMAVGAWIPGQGGTWIAPRAGDAQMALLLEALAAAQPGEEEMAAALGELALELPARTALVVVSPRFDQPLAAALERLQRAGFGLLALLALPRRGTGRDGSLPFAPHRAAAGEPGPDRLLGDLARAGIPAYAVASVGELAALLGGEGAGRSRSL; encoded by the coding sequence TTGCGCCACCTCCGCTTGAGCGATCCCTGGCTGCCGGCGCTCTGGGCCGCCCTGGGTCTGGCCGCGCTGCTCATGGGCGGGCAGCTGCCCTGGTCGGTCTTCTACCTCTTCACCGGCCTCCTGCTCCTTTCGGGCGGCTGGACGCTCTACGCGGCGCGCCATGTTCGGGTCGCCTTCGTGCGCGGGCGGCTCCGGACCACGGCCGGCGGCCGGCTCGAGGTGGGGCTGGCGGTGGAGAACGACGGCTGGCTGCCGGTCCCGCGCCTGCGCCTCGAGGACGCCCCCGGGGCCCGCGTCGGCCTGCTGCCCGCCCCGCTCCTCCTCTCCCTGCCGGTCTCCGCCTCGGCCACCTACCGGCTGCGCACCGCCCCGCTGCGTCGCGGCCGCTACCGGCTGGGTCCGCTGGAGGCGGCCGTGCGCGATCCGTTCGGCCTCTTTGAGCACCGCTGGCGGGTGGAGGGGGAAGAGACGTTGACGGTCTACCCCCGCGTGCTGCCGCTGGAACGCCTCTCGCTGCCGCTCGGCGAGCCCTACGGCCAGGCCGAGACGCGGCGGCGGAACCTGGCCGACCCGACCAGCCTGGCCGGGGCGCGGCCGGCCCAGCCGGGCGACGCGGCGCGCTGGATCCACTGGAAGGCCAGCGCCCGCCGCGGGATGCTCTTCACCAAGCAGTTCGACCCGACGGCCGGCGGCCAGGCCGTCCTGGTCCTGGACGGCCGCCTCCGGGCCTACCTGGAGTCCGCCGGCCGGGTCGGCGGCCGCGAGGAAGCTCCCGCCGACCTCTTCGACACCGCCTGCGAGCTGGTGGCGGCCTGCGCCCGCGCCTGGCTGGGCCGGAACATGGCGGTGGGCGCCTGGATCCCCGGCCAGGGCGGGACCTGGATCGCGCCGCGGGCGGGCGACGCGCAGATGGCGCTCCTCCTGGAGGCGCTGGCCGCGGCACAGCCGGGCGAGGAGGAGATGGCCGCCGCCCTGGGCGAGCTGGCGCTGGAGCTGCCCGCCCGGACGGCCCTGGTCGTCGTCTCGCCCCGCTTCGACCAGCCGCTGGCCGCGGCGCTGGAGCGCCTCCAGCGCGCCGGCTTCGGCCTGCTCGCCCTCCTCGCCCTGCCCCGCCGGGGCACCGGGCGCGACGGCTCCCTCCCCTTCGCCCCGCACCGGGCGGCGGCGGGAGAGCCGGGCCCGGACCGCCTTCTCGGCGACCTGGCGCGGGCGGGGATCCCGGCCTACGCCGTCGCCTCCGTGGGCGAGCTGGCGGCGCTCCTGGGGGGTGAGGGTGCTGGCCGCTCCCGATCCCTCTAG
- a CDS encoding MoxR family ATPase, whose protein sequence is MPEYPDVRDLAARVTANVERVILGKRQAIELLLTALLADRHVLIVDVPGTGKTMLVKALAVSLGASFARLQFTPDLLPSDVTGTSVWDPHRGDFRFEPGPVFHQIVLADEINRASPKTQSSLLECMEERQVSVDGVTRPLPRPFLVLATENPVDFEGTYPLPEAQLDRFGLRLRIGYPAPDEEALLLDRLHGDEPLRTLEQVATPEEVLAAQERVRQVYVDPALRAYLVDVIAATRSHPDVQLGASPRAAVALAALARARAALLGRDYVLPEDVKALAEPALGHRLILRPEARWQQVGPEMVLRDILARTPLPDQVRVRRGG, encoded by the coding sequence ATGCCCGAGTATCCCGACGTACGCGACCTGGCCGCCCGGGTGACGGCCAACGTGGAGCGCGTCATCCTGGGCAAGCGGCAGGCGATCGAGCTTCTGCTGACGGCGCTCCTGGCCGACCGCCACGTGCTGATCGTGGACGTGCCGGGTACCGGGAAGACCATGCTGGTCAAGGCGCTGGCCGTCTCGCTGGGCGCCAGCTTCGCCCGCCTGCAGTTCACGCCCGACCTCCTGCCCTCGGACGTGACGGGCACCTCGGTCTGGGACCCGCACCGCGGCGACTTCCGCTTCGAACCCGGCCCCGTCTTCCACCAGATCGTGCTGGCCGACGAGATCAACCGCGCCTCGCCCAAGACCCAGTCGAGCCTGCTGGAGTGCATGGAGGAGCGCCAGGTGAGCGTGGACGGCGTCACCCGCCCGCTGCCGCGCCCCTTCCTGGTGCTGGCGACGGAGAACCCCGTCGACTTCGAGGGGACCTACCCGCTGCCCGAGGCCCAGCTCGACCGCTTCGGCCTCCGCCTCCGCATCGGCTACCCGGCGCCCGACGAGGAGGCGCTCCTCCTGGACCGGCTGCACGGCGACGAGCCGCTTCGCACCCTGGAGCAGGTGGCGACGCCGGAGGAAGTGCTGGCGGCCCAGGAGCGGGTGCGCCAAGTCTACGTCGACCCGGCGCTGCGCGCCTACCTGGTCGACGTCATCGCCGCCACCCGCTCCCACCCCGATGTCCAGCTGGGCGCCAGCCCCCGGGCGGCCGTGGCGCTGGCGGCGCTGGCGCGCGCGCGCGCCGCCCTCCTGGGCCGCGACTACGTCCTGCCCGAGGACGTCAAGGCGCTGGCCGAACCGGCGCTGGGCCACCGCCTGATCCTGCGGCCGGAGGCGCGCTGGCAGCAGGTGGGCCCGGAGATGGTGCTCCGCGACATCCTCGCCCGGACGCCCCTGCCGGACCAGGTGCGGGTGAGGCGGGGGGGATAG